The Halarchaeum grantii nucleotide sequence CGGGTTCACCTCCACCACTCTGTATTCGCCGCCCGGGGTGCCGTCGTCGTGCCACGCGAACTGGATGTTACAGCCGCCCTCGATTCCGAGGTCGCGGATGACTTCGAGCGCGGCGTCGCGCATCTCCTGGTGGCCGTCGTCGGGGATGACCTGACTGGGCGTCACGACCGTGCTCTCGCCGGTGTGGATGCCCATCGGGTCGATGTTCTCCATGTTGCAGATGATGACGGTGGAGTCGCCGGCGTCGCGCATCACCTCGTACTCGAGTTCGACCCAGCCGGAGATGGACTCCGTGATGAGCACTTCCGAGTTCCGCGAGAGGCGCAGGCCCTTGCGGACGCGCGACTTCAGCTCGTCCATCTCCTCGACGACGCCGGAGCCCGACCCCCCGAGCGTGTACGTCGTGCGGGAGATGACGGGGAGGCCGCCGACCGCGTCGACGGCGTCCTCGACGCGCTCGGCGATGTCGTCCTCGTCGAGCGCTTGGACGGACTCGCCCTCGTCGAGCGAGATGGTGGTCGAGCGCGGGACGGGCTGGCCGAGGTTCTCCATGCGCTTGCGGAAGAGGTCGCGGTCCTCGGTCGCGTAGATGGTGTCGAGCGGCGTCCCCATGATCTCGACGTCGTACTCGTCGAGGACCCCCTCCTCGGCGAGTTCGGCGGTGACGTTTAGCCCTGTTTGCCCGCCGAGGCCGGCGATGACGCCGTCGGGGTTCTCCTTCGCGATGACCTCCGCGATGGCCTCGACGGTGATGGGTTCGATGTAGACCTCGTCCGCCATCTCGGGGTCCGTCATGATGGTGGCGGGGTTGGAGTTGACGAGGACGACTCGGGCACCCTCCTCTTGGAGGGCGCGACACGCCTGCGCGCCGGAGTAGTCGAACTCTGCCGCCTGGCCGATCTGTATCGGGCCGCTCCCGATGAGGAGGACGGTCCGGTCGTCACTCATGTGTAGCTAGGTCGAATGCGTACATCGTAATAAGCGAAACGAAAGAGTGCAAATCTCGTAATCGGATTACGAAAATCGTAACGCAGCCGGTGGACGTCCGCGAGTACGCGCGGCGAGCGCGCTACGGGCTATCGACGGCGACAAAGAACCCGAACGGGGAACGCGGGAGAGCGCCTACCGCTCGCGCTCCCACTCGCGTTCGCTCCGATAGGCGTCCACGAACCCTTCGACGTCGAAGTCGAGCATCTGCGTCTCGAACTCGCCCTGCGCGCCGTCGTCGCGCGTGTGGCTCACCGCGTGCTCCATCAGCTCGACGACGAGCTCGACGACGTGCTCGTGGAGCGTGCGGGCGTCGAACGCGGCCACCCAGAGGAGCGCGTATCCCACGGTGCCGTCCTCGCTCGCGTCGACGACCACCACCTCCTCGGGGAACTCCTCCATGACGCTCCCCATGAGGTGTGGCGTGCCGAACTCCTCGAAGGCGTCGTCCTCGCTCGGCGTCACGCTCGCGCGCAACACCTCGACGACGTCCTCCGGGACGAAGCGCGAGGGCGGATGCATGTCCATCACGACCGCGTGGCGCTCCCCGCACGCGCACTCGTACTCGCGCATCCCGAGGTCGAACTCGCCCCGGTGGACCGACTCGCCACACGGGAGCGTGACGGTGCCGTCGTCGGATCCCTCACCGCCGTCGGCGCCGTCGCCGGCGTCGGGAACGCGCGGCCCCGCCATCGTCAGGGCCAGTCGTCGCGCTCCGGCTCCCCGGCCGCCGTCGCGTCCTCGTCGTCCTCGCCGAGCTCCCAGTCCGCGGCCGCCGCCGCGTCCTCGATCGCGAGGTACTCCCAGCCCGTCTCCGCCGCGAGTTCCTCGTCGGCCTCGCCAGTGCCGACGAAGACGTGGCGGTCCGTCTCGAACTGCGACTTCACGTTCTCGAGGCTCTCGCGCTTCGACTTCGGACCGGAGAAGAAGTCCTGCCTGATGCGGCGCTTGCGCGTGAAGTTCGTCACGACGTACGTCGGTTCGTCGCTCACGACGCCGACGTACTCCGTCCACTGCCGGGCGTCGGCGAACGCCGTCCCGGGCTTCGCGAGTCGCTTGAGCGCGGACAACTCGAAGGCGAGCGTCATGTCCGTGCTCCCGCCGCTCATGCTCATACCTAGGGGATGGGCCGCTCGCGTGGAAAACGGCTTCGGTCGGGGCGATAGGGGGCCGCGACGACGCCCGGCGTGCGGGTCTAGGTCGTGACGGGAACGCGTGCCTCGGCGCTCACGCGACGCACGGGGTCGGTGCCGAGCGGCGTACTCGTGGGGGACCTACGAGCGCGATCGACAAACGGGGTGTTCGGAAACGAGAGCGGGCGTGAAGCCGGTTGCTGGTGGGAGGTGACGCGGTCTCGGAGCCCTACAGGTCGACGTCGAGCTCTTCGAGCTCGAAGTTCTCCTGCAGGAGGACGTCCGACTGGTCCGCGACGTCGGCCTCGCCGCGGATGAGCTGCTTGTACTTCGACTGCGGCGCGAGGTTGCCGATGAGGACGCCGCCGATGAGCTTCCCGTCTTCGAAGGCGAGCCGACGCCACTCGGTCTCCGAGTACTTGCGCTCGACGTGCTCGTCGCCGTCCGTCGGGAAGCCGAAGGAGAGGAACGGGAAGTCGAAGTGCGTGATGGAGTAGGAGGACACCCAGCGGAACTCGTCAACGCTGTCCTCGACGTCGTCGGCGACCATCGCGTGCCCGGCGACGGAGCCCTGCTGTTTCGCGGAGCCCCACGAGCCGTTCTGCGCGCGTGTGTCGCGGATGGTGTCGTAGAACTGGGTGATGTCGCCGGCCGCGAAGACGTCCTCGGCGCCCGTGCGCATGTACTCGTCGACGACGATGCCGTCGTCCATCTCGACGTCGGTGTCCTGGAGGAACTCGACGTTGAAGTTCAGGCCGATGGCGACGCCGACGAAGTCGGACTCGTAGCGCTCGCCGTTGCCGCCGATAGTCGCGACGACGTGCCCGTCGTCGTCGGTCTCGAAGCGCGACGCGCCGGAGTCGAAGACCGGCTCGATGCCCTTCTCCGCGAGCGCGTCGTGGATGATCTCCGCGCCGTCCTCGCTGAGGGCGTAGCGCCACCAGCGGTCCCCGCGCATCAGGTACTTCGCGTCGATGTCTTGGGCGGCACAGATCGCGGCGAGGTCGATACCGAGCAGGCCCGCGCCGACGATGGCGCCTTCGTCGGCGTCCTCGGCGTGCTCGCGGATGTGGCGGGCGTCCTCGAACGTCCAGAAGTGGTGAATGCCCTCGGAATCACTGTTCTCGACGGGGAGTTGGGTGGGCGTCCCGCCCGTCGCGACGAGGAGTTTGTCGTACTCGAGGTCGTCGCCCTCGTGCGTGTGGACGACGTGTCCGTCCACGTCCACGCCCGTGACGAGCGTGTTCAGCTGGAGGTCGATGTCGCGCTCATCGTACCACGACTCGTCGTGGATGGAGATGGGCGCTTCGGGGAGCTTCCCCTTCGCGAACTCCTTGATGAGGATGCGATTGTACAGGGCTTCGCCCTCGTCTGTGACGACGGTGACGTCGGCCTCGGGGGCGCGTTCGCGGATGGTCTCCGCAGCGGAACTGCCGGCGACCCCGTCGCCGATTATCACGAACGACTCGCTCATACTGGCACTGTGCGTTCCGGGTTAAAGTGGATTGCTATCCGTCTATGGTCCCGGCACACGTTACCGGAGTGTGGCACGAATCCGCCGACACGGGTAGGACTTTGTATATCGCGGCCGAATCACCGGACATGAAACTACGCCAGAACGTCACGCACTTCGCGGCGCGGAAGGCGCTGGAGATGCCGGGCGTCGGTGAGATGGTCCACGAGAAACTCGTCGACGTTCACGTCTCCGTCTTCGGCGGCTGGGCGGACGACGAGCACACCGACGAGCGCATCCCGCACCTCGAGGCGTTCTTCGACGCCTCCACGGAGATGTACCTCGCCGCGCTCCAGGCGGGCTACGAGGAGGCCGTCGCGCGCGAGATGACGCACATCGTCGCCACCTTCGACTTCTACAACCACGGCTGGGCGGAGATGATGGAGTTCCCCCCCGAGGAAGTCGACGCCCACTACGAGCGCCACCGCGAGTTCTTCGAGGCGCACGACATCACCGTCGAGGACCCCCTCGGCGAGTTCGCGCCCGAAGGCGGCCTCCCCGACGCGCCGGCGACGCCCGAACGCCTCGACGACGGCGAGTTCCCGCACGCCGAAGGCGGCTTCGCGGACGACGTCTACGTCGAGGGCGACGACGGCGAGACACACCAAGGAAGCGCCGAGGAACCGGAGCACGTCGACGTCGAGGACGCCCCCGGCGCGAACTGACGGCCGACTACCCGAGCGCGCCGGCGAGCGCCTTCTTCCCGCCGGTGACGAGCGGCGTCCCGTGGCCGACGCACGCCACGTCGAACGCGGGGGACTCGCGCACGAGGGAGCCGATGCTCTCGCGGACGTCGCCGGTGTCGTAGCTCAACGCCCACGGCGACGGTTCGAGCGCGCCGTCGGCCTCGCGAACGAGGTCGCCGAGGAAGGCGACGCCCCGCTCTCGCGAGACGTAGGCGACGTGCCCCGGCGTGTGCCCGGGCGTCGCGAACGCGGTGAAGCTCCCGAGTTGGTCGCCGTCCGCGACGTACGCGACGTCCGTGAGCGTCGGCGCGAACAGCCCGGTGACGCGCTGAAAGAACCCCTTCCGGTTCGAGAGCGGCGGCCGGCGTCGCCCGGTCAGGAAGTCGGCGTCCTTCGCGCCGACGTGGACCGGCGCGTCGAGGTCGAGCGAGCGGAGGCCGCCGACGTGGTCGATGTCGTAATGCGTCACGAACACCCGCGTCACGTCCGCGAGGCCGTAGCCGGCATCGCGGACGCCCGCGCGGACGTCGTCGGCGTGCCACGGCATCCCCGCGTCCACGAGCACGAGGTCGTCGCCATCCTCGACGAGGTAGGCGTTCGTTCCGCCGAGGTCGAGCCACCAGCAACCGGCGACGAGTTCCTCGGCCATCAGTACTCCTCGACGATCCTGTCGGCGACCTCGTAGCCAGCGACGATACCGCCGTTCAGCGAGCGCTCGGGGTACTGGGCCTCGCTCGCCATCCCCGCGTAGTAGACGCCGTCCGCGACGGCCTCGGAGAGGTCGTAGGGCACCACCATGTCGAGGTAGCCGCGCTCGTAGATCGGCGCCGTCCGGGGGTTGCGCGCCGTCTGCACCCAGTTCACCGACTCGCGATCGAAGTCGGGGAAGAGGCCCTCGATGCCGTCGAGCCACGTCTCCGCGACCGCCTCGTCGTCCATCTGCCAGACCGGGTCCTCCGGGCTCTGGATGTACTTCGGGACGTAGAGGAGGTGCTCGCCGCCGTAGTTCGACTGGTGGATGAAGTTCGTGTGCTCGATGAGCGCGCCGAACGGCGCGTCGTCCGCGACGTTCAGCCAGTAGGTGTCCGTCAGCGACTCCTCCATCGAGATCACCGAGCAGACCGTCCCTTGGAACTCGATGTCACACTCGTAGCCGGTGAGCTCCTCGAGGACGGTCGGCATCGCCGCGACGACGACCGCGTCCACGTCATGCGCCTCGGCCGCGCCGTCGGGTCCCTGCGCCGTCAGCGACTCGACGCCGGACTCGCCGTAGGTGACGTCCGTCACGCGCGTGCTCGTCTCCACGGTGTCGCTCCCGACGTCGTCGAGGAGTTCGTCGAGGAGGCGGCCGAACCCGCCCTTCAGGTAGCCCAGCGGTTCGCCCTTCAGCAGGTCGCGCTCGCCCCGGAACTTGATGCGCCCGAGGAGCCACGCCGCCGAGACGTCCTCCGCGCGCTCGCCGAACTTCGCCTCCAGGAGCGGCTCGAAGAACGTCTCGTAGACGTTCTCGGTGGTGTGCTCGACGCAGAACTCCTTCACGGGGACGTCCTCGTAGTCCTCGAGGTCCTCGTAGGAGTCGAACGACGGGACGCCGCCGCGAACGTCGACGTCGAGGACGAGCATCCCCAAGCGGAACGTGTCGTAGAGGCTCCAGTAGGGGAACGCGAGGATCTCCCACGGCTTGTCCATCGGGTGGATCGTCCCGTCGATGTAGTAGGCGTTCTTCCCGATGGGCCACTCCACGTCGTCGCCGAGGCCGAGTTCCTCGATGAGGTCGACGATGGTCCCCTCAGAGCCCGAGAGGTGGTGATAGAACTTCTCCAGCGGGTCGCCCGCCGTCTCGTACGTCGCCGCGAGCCCCCCGATCTGCTCGGACGCCTCGAACACCGTCACCTCGTGGCCGGCGCGCTGGAGACGCCGGGCCGCCGCCAGCCCTGCGATCCCGCCGCCGACGATGCCAATCATGGCACAGAGTGCGTCGCCGGTCCGGGTTAGCGTTACGGTCGGCGGCGTTCCGGCCGCGCCGCGCGTTCGCTACCCTTTTCCCCCACGGTACGGTACGGGCGCGCATGCTCACGGTCCGTGCCCCCGCGACGAGTGCGAACCTCGGGAGCGGGTTCGACGTCTTCGGCGTCGCGCTCGACCGGCCCGCCGACGTCGTCAGCGTCGAACGCGCCGACGAGACCACCATCGAGGTCTCGGGCGCGGGCGCGCAGTACATCCCCGAAGACCCCCGGAAGAACACCGCCGGCGTGGTCGCCCGTGAACTCGACGCGCCCGCGCACATCCGCATCGACAAGGGGGTGCGCCCGTCCTCGGGGCTGGGCTCCAGCGCCGCCTCCGCCGCCGCCACCGCCGTCGCGCTCGACGCGCTCTACGAGCGCAATCTCACCGGCGACGAACTCGTCCGCGTCGCCGCCGAGGGCGAAGCCGCCGTCTCCGGCGAAGCGCACGCCGACAACGTCGCGCCCTCGATCCTCGGCGGCTTCACCGTCGTCCGGGACGACGGCGTCTTCAGCGTCGACGCGGACGTCCCCCTCGTGGCGTGCCTCCCCGATATCGCCGTCTCGACGCGCGACGCGCGCGGCGTCGTTCCCGAGAGCGCGGCGATGGACGACGTCGTCCACACCGTCGGGAGCGCCGCCACCCTCACGGCAGGGATGCAGCGCGACGACCCGGCGCTCGTCGGGCGCGGGATGGACGAGCGCGTCGTCACGCCCGCCCGCGCGAAACTCATCGACGGCTACGACGACGTCTGTGCGGCCGCGACGGACGCCGGCGCGACCGGCGTCACCGTCAGCGGCGCCGGCCCCGCCATCATCGCCGCCTGCTATCCCGCCCGCCAACGCGCCGTCGCCGCCGCGATGGTCGAGGCGTTCGAGGACGCCGGCGTGGACGCGCGCGCCTACCGCTCGACGGTCGGGTCGGGCGCGGAGATACTCGGCGAGTAAGCCGCCCGAGCGCGTGTTTCCTCGCTCGATACGTCGACGGAGAGACGCGTCGCTCGGTGCGCGGGAGAACGAGTAGAAACCGAACGGGTGCGGCGCTTAGAGCCGCTCGATGATGTCGTTCGTCACGTCGGCGGTGGACGCGTCACCGCCGAGGTCGGGCGTTCGCGGGCCGTGCGCGAGGCCGTCCTCGACGGCGTCACGCACCGCGTCGCCCTCCTCCTCGTAGCCGAGGTAGTCGAGGAGCATCGCCGCCGAGAGCACCGTCGCGCAGGGGTTCGCGACGCCCTGCCCGGCGATGTCCGGTGCGGTGCCGTGCACGGGCTCGAAGAGCGCGCGCTCCTCGCCGATGTTGGCGGAGGGGAGGAGGCCGAGCCCCCCCACGAGGCCGGCGGCGAGGTCGGAGAGGACGTCGCCCGCGAGGTTCGGGCAGACGACGACCTCGTACTCCTCGGGGCGCAGACAGAGGTGCATCGCGAGCGCGTCCATCAGCGCGGCGTCCGTCTCGACGCCGTTCTCCTCGGCGACCGACTGCACGGTGTCGCGGAAGAGCCCGTCCGTCTCGCGCATCACGTTCGCCTTGTGGGCGACCGTGAACCCGTCCGGGGCGTAGTCGCAGGCGTACTCGGCGAGGCGCTCGCTCGCGGACTTCGAGACGACGCGCGTCAGCGTCGAGACGTCGTCCGTGAGCCGCGACTCGTGGCCGGCGTAGACCCCCTCCGTGTTCTCACGGAGGAAGACGATGTCCATGTCGGGCTTCACGGCGTCCACGCCCGGGTACGTGCGCGCGGGCCGGACGTTCACGAAGGAGCCGACGGCGTCGCGAAGCGGGAGGATGACGTCCGCCGCGCTCTCGCCCGCCGCGCCGAACAGCGTCGCGTCCGCGTCCGCGACGAGCGCGCGCGTCTCCTCGGGGAGCGGGTCGCCGCCCTCGGCGGCGACGTGGTCGCCGGCCGTCGCCTCCACGAACTCGAAGCCGATGCCCGTGGCCTGCAGGACGTCGACCGCCGCAGGGACGACCTCTTGGCCGATACCGTCGCCGGGGATGACGACGATCTCCTCAGTCATCGGCCTCGGCCCCCGGGAGCGAGTCGGACTCGACGTACGGGAGTGACTCGGCCACGTCGCGCGTCGCCGCCGCGTTCGCCTCCATCAGCGCGGTCGTGTCCCAGACGCCCTCCACGAGCGCCTTGTGCTGTGCCTTGTCGACGTTCGCGCTCATCTCCGTGCCGTCGTACTCGACGACTTCGCGCACGACGTCGACGTGCAGTTCCTCGTCCGGGTGGTCGTCCACCCACTGCTGGAGGGCGTTGATGGACTCGTGGTCCGCCGTGAGCGTCGGGATGCCGAGCGCGAGGCAGTTGCCCGCGAAGATCTCCGCGAAGGACTCGCCGATGATCGCGTCGATCCCCCAGCGCATCAGCGCCTGCGGGGCGTGCTCGCGCGAGGAGCCACAGCCGAAGTTCGAGTTCACCACGAGGACGTTCGCGTCCTGGAAGCGCGCCTCGTTGAACGGGTGGTCCTTCTGGTTGTCCTCGTCGTCGAAACGCTGGTCGAAGAACGCGTACTCGCCGAGGCCGTCGAACGTGACGACCTTCATGAAGCGCGCGGGGATGATCTGGTCGGTGTCGATGTCGTTCCCGCGAATCGGGATGCCGCTCCCGGTCACTTCCTCGATGGTCTCGGCCGGCCCCTCCGAGAGGTCACTCATGCGAGGCTCACCTCCTTCAGGTCGCGCACGTCAGTCACTTCCCCGGTGATGGCGGCGGCGGCGACCATGCGCGGGTTCATCAGGACGGTGCGGCCGTCCTTCGAGCCCTGTCGGCCGATGAAGTTCCGGTTCGAGGAGGACGCACACGCCTCGTCGCCCTCCAGTTGGTCGTCGTTCATCCCGAGACACATCGAACAGCCGGCGTCGCGCCAATCGAAGCCGGCCTCGGTGAAGACCTCGTCGAGGCCCTCGGCCTCGGCAGCGGCCTTCACGCGCTGGCTACCGGGGACGACGAACGCGCGCACGCCGTCCGCGACCTCCCGGCCCTCGACGACCCGCGCGGCGGCGCGCAGGTCCGGCAGGCGGGCGTTCGTACAGGAGCCGAGGAAGGCGACGTCGATGTCGTAGCCCTCCATCGTCTCGCCGGGTTCGACGCGCATGTGGTCCTGTGCGCGTCGCGCGACATCCGCGTCGCCGGAATCCATCTCCTCGGGGTCCGGGATGGGGTCCGTGATGCCGATTCCCTGCCCGGGCGTGGTCCCCCACGTGACGACCGGTTCGAGGTCGGAGGCGTCGATGGTGACGACGTCGTCGTACTCCGCATCGTCGTCCGTGCGGATGGACTCCCAGTACTCCTTGTGGCGCTCGAACTTCTCGGGGTCGTCGGCGTACTCGTCGGTCTCCGCGAGCCACTCGTAGGTGGTCTCGTCGGGGTTGACGTAGCCGGCGCGCGCGCCGCCCTCGATGGACATGTTGCAGATGGACATGCGGCCCTCCATCCCGAGGTTCTCGATGGCCTCGCCGCCGTACTCGTAGACGTAGCCGACACCGCCGTCGGTTCCGAGTCGGCGGATGATCTCGAGGATGATGTCCTTCGCCTCGACGCCGGGGCCGAGTTCGCCCTCGACCTCGATGCGTCGGACCTTCTGCTTCTCCATCGCGATACACTGCGTCGCGAGGACGTCCCGAATCTGCGAGGTGCCGATGCCGAACGCGACGGCGCCGAACGCGCCGTGCGTCGCCGTGTGCGAGTCGCCACAGACGATGGTCTTGCCGGGCGTCGTGATACCCTGCTCCGGCCCGATGACGTGGACGATACCCTGATTGCCCGTCGTCGGGTCGTCGAACTCGATGCCGGCGTCCCGGACGTTCTCCTCGAGTTCCTCCATCATCCGCTCGGCGGCGTCGTTCTTGAACGGCCGCGAGCGGTCGTCCGTCGGGACGATGTGGTCGACGGTCGCGTGCGTCAGCTCGGGGTAGGCGACGTCGATGTCGCGCTCGCGCAGCATCCCGAACGCCTGCGGGCTCGTCACCTCGTGGATGAGGTGGAGGCCGACGAAGAGCTGGGTCTGGCCCGTCGGGAGCGTCGTGACGGTGTGCTCGTCCCAGACCTTGTCGTAGAGCGTGCCCTCGCTCATACGCGCCCCTCCGTCGGGACGGCCGTCGCGGCCTCAGTCATCCGCGGACACCTCGGCGACCTCCTCTTCGTCCTCGGACTCCTCCTCGGCCCACGCGAAGAGCTCGCGGAGGCGTTCGCCGACCTCCTCGATGTCGTGGTTCTCCTCGCGGGCGCGAAGCTGCTTGTACTTCGGCCGGTTGGCCTGGTTCTCGGTGATCCACTCCTGGGCGAACTCGCCGTTCTGGACCTGCTCGAGGACCTCCTCCATGTTCTCGCGAGCCGTCTCGTCGACGACGACGGGGCCCTGCGTCAGCCCGCCGTACTCGGCGGTGTCGGAGACGGAGTCCCACATCTCCGTCAGCCCGCCCTCGTACATCAGGTCGACGATGAGCTTCAGCTCGTTCAGCACCTCGAAGTACGCCATCTCGGGGCTGTAGCCCGCGTCAACGAGGACCTCGTAGCCCTGCTTGACGAGCGCGGTCGCCCCCCCGCAGAGGACGGCCTGCTCGCCGAAGAGGTCGGTCTCGGTCTCCTCGCGGAACGTCGTCTCGATGACACCGGCGCGCGCGCAGCCGATGGCGCTCGCGTACGCGAGCGCTTCCCCCTTCGCGTCGCCCGTCTCGTCCTGGTAGACGGCGACGAGGCCGGGCGTGCCTTCGCCGGCCTCGTAGTTCCGGCGGACGAGGTGGCCCGGGGACTTCGGCGCGACCATCGTCACGTCGATGCCTCCTTTCGGTTCGATCTGGCCGTAGTGGATGTTGAAGCCGTGCGCGAACTGGAGGGTGTCGCCGGCCTCGAGTTCGTCCTCGATCTGGTCGTAGACGGCGGGCTGGACGGTGTCGGGGACGAGGATACTCACGACGTCGGCCTCGGCGGCGGCCTCGACCGGCGTCGCGACGCGCAGGCCGTCATCCTCGGCGGCGCTCCGGGAGGCGGAGCCCTCGCGGAGGCCGACGACGACGTCGACGCCGGACTCGTGGAGGTTCTGGGCGTGGGCGTGGCCCTGACTGCCGTAGCCGAGGACGGCGACGGTCTTGTCCGCGATGTACTCCGCGTTCGTGTCTTCTTCGTGATATACGGGCTGGGTGAACTCTGTGTCGTCAGTCATCGGTAGTAGTGTCGTCGTATGCGGTGAACTCGGTGCCGCCGGCGAGCGCGGCGGTGCCCGTGCGGGCGACCTCGCGAACGCCGAACCGTTCGAACGCCTCGACCGCGGCGTCGATCTCTGCTTCCGTGCCGGTCAGCTCGACCGTCACGACCTCGGGGCCGGCCTCGACGGCCTCGCCGCCGTACATCTCCGCGACGGCCGCGACGCCCGCCGGGTCGTCGTCGCCGACCTTGATGAGCGCGAGCTCGCGCTCGGTCGCGGCATCGAGCTCGCGGACCGCG carries:
- a CDS encoding DUF5815 family protein translates to MAGPRVPDAGDGADGGEGSDDGTVTLPCGESVHRGEFDLGMREYECACGERHAVVMDMHPPSRFVPEDVVEVLRASVTPSEDDAFEEFGTPHLMGSVMEEFPEEVVVVDASEDGTVGYALLWVAAFDARTLHEHVVELVVELMEHAVSHTRDDGAQGEFETQMLDFDVEGFVDAYRSEREWERER
- a CDS encoding DUF7124 domain-containing protein codes for the protein MSGGSTDMTLAFELSALKRLAKPGTAFADARQWTEYVGVVSDEPTYVVTNFTRKRRIRQDFFSGPKSKRESLENVKSQFETDRHVFVGTGEADEELAAETGWEYLAIEDAAAAADWELGEDDEDATAAGEPERDDWP
- a CDS encoding NAD(P)/FAD-dependent oxidoreductase gives rise to the protein MSESFVIIGDGVAGSSAAETIRERAPEADVTVVTDEGEALYNRILIKEFAKGKLPEAPISIHDESWYDERDIDLQLNTLVTGVDVDGHVVHTHEGDDLEYDKLLVATGGTPTQLPVENSDSEGIHHFWTFEDARHIREHAEDADEGAIVGAGLLGIDLAAICAAQDIDAKYLMRGDRWWRYALSEDGAEIIHDALAEKGIEPVFDSGASRFETDDDGHVVATIGGNGERYESDFVGVAIGLNFNVEFLQDTDVEMDDGIVVDEYMRTGAEDVFAAGDITQFYDTIRDTRAQNGSWGSAKQQGSVAGHAMVADDVEDSVDEFRWVSSYSITHFDFPFLSFGFPTDGDEHVERKYSETEWRRLAFEDGKLIGGVLIGNLAPQSKYKQLIRGEADVADQSDVLLQENFELEELDVDL
- a CDS encoding DUF6149 family protein, translated to MKLRQNVTHFAARKALEMPGVGEMVHEKLVDVHVSVFGGWADDEHTDERIPHLEAFFDASTEMYLAALQAGYEEAVAREMTHIVATFDFYNHGWAEMMEFPPEEVDAHYERHREFFEAHDITVEDPLGEFAPEGGLPDAPATPERLDDGEFPHAEGGFADDVYVEGDDGETHQGSAEEPEHVDVEDAPGAN
- a CDS encoding MBL fold metallo-hydrolase; translation: MAEELVAGCWWLDLGGTNAYLVEDGDDLVLVDAGMPWHADDVRAGVRDAGYGLADVTRVFVTHYDIDHVGGLRSLDLDAPVHVGAKDADFLTGRRRPPLSNRKGFFQRVTGLFAPTLTDVAYVADGDQLGSFTAFATPGHTPGHVAYVSRERGVAFLGDLVREADGALEPSPWALSYDTGDVRESIGSLVRESPAFDVACVGHGTPLVTGGKKALAGALG
- a CDS encoding NAD(P)/FAD-dependent oxidoreductase translates to MIGIVGGGIAGLAAARRLQRAGHEVTVFEASEQIGGLAATYETAGDPLEKFYHHLSGSEGTIVDLIEELGLGDDVEWPIGKNAYYIDGTIHPMDKPWEILAFPYWSLYDTFRLGMLVLDVDVRGGVPSFDSYEDLEDYEDVPVKEFCVEHTTENVYETFFEPLLEAKFGERAEDVSAAWLLGRIKFRGERDLLKGEPLGYLKGGFGRLLDELLDDVGSDTVETSTRVTDVTYGESGVESLTAQGPDGAAEAHDVDAVVVAAMPTVLEELTGYECDIEFQGTVCSVISMEESLTDTYWLNVADDAPFGALIEHTNFIHQSNYGGEHLLYVPKYIQSPEDPVWQMDDEAVAETWLDGIEGLFPDFDRESVNWVQTARNPRTAPIYERGYLDMVVPYDLSEAVADGVYYAGMASEAQYPERSLNGGIVAGYEVADRIVEEY
- a CDS encoding homoserine kinase; the protein is MLTVRAPATSANLGSGFDVFGVALDRPADVVSVERADETTIEVSGAGAQYIPEDPRKNTAGVVARELDAPAHIRIDKGVRPSSGLGSSAASAAATAVALDALYERNLTGDELVRVAAEGEAAVSGEAHADNVAPSILGGFTVVRDDGVFSVDADVPLVACLPDIAVSTRDARGVVPESAAMDDVVHTVGSAATLTAGMQRDDPALVGRGMDERVVTPARAKLIDGYDDVCAAATDAGATGVTVSGAGPAIIAACYPARQRAVAAAMVEAFEDAGVDARAYRSTVGSGAEILGE
- a CDS encoding isocitrate/isopropylmalate dehydrogenase family protein, whose product is MTEEIVVIPGDGIGQEVVPAAVDVLQATGIGFEFVEATAGDHVAAEGGDPLPEETRALVADADATLFGAAGESAADVILPLRDAVGSFVNVRPARTYPGVDAVKPDMDIVFLRENTEGVYAGHESRLTDDVSTLTRVVSKSASERLAEYACDYAPDGFTVAHKANVMRETDGLFRDTVQSVAEENGVETDAALMDALAMHLCLRPEEYEVVVCPNLAGDVLSDLAAGLVGGLGLLPSANIGEERALFEPVHGTAPDIAGQGVANPCATVLSAAMLLDYLGYEEEGDAVRDAVEDGLAHGPRTPDLGGDASTADVTNDIIERL
- the leuD gene encoding 3-isopropylmalate dehydratase small subunit, whose protein sequence is MSDLSEGPAETIEEVTGSGIPIRGNDIDTDQIIPARFMKVVTFDGLGEYAFFDQRFDDEDNQKDHPFNEARFQDANVLVVNSNFGCGSSREHAPQALMRWGIDAIIGESFAEIFAGNCLALGIPTLTADHESINALQQWVDDHPDEELHVDVVREVVEYDGTEMSANVDKAQHKALVEGVWDTTALMEANAAATRDVAESLPYVESDSLPGAEADD
- the leuC gene encoding 3-isopropylmalate dehydratase large subunit gives rise to the protein MSEGTLYDKVWDEHTVTTLPTGQTQLFVGLHLIHEVTSPQAFGMLRERDIDVAYPELTHATVDHIVPTDDRSRPFKNDAAERMMEELEENVRDAGIEFDDPTTGNQGIVHVIGPEQGITTPGKTIVCGDSHTATHGAFGAVAFGIGTSQIRDVLATQCIAMEKQKVRRIEVEGELGPGVEAKDIILEIIRRLGTDGGVGYVYEYGGEAIENLGMEGRMSICNMSIEGGARAGYVNPDETTYEWLAETDEYADDPEKFERHKEYWESIRTDDDAEYDDVVTIDASDLEPVVTWGTTPGQGIGITDPIPDPEEMDSGDADVARRAQDHMRVEPGETMEGYDIDVAFLGSCTNARLPDLRAAARVVEGREVADGVRAFVVPGSQRVKAAAEAEGLDEVFTEAGFDWRDAGCSMCLGMNDDQLEGDEACASSSNRNFIGRQGSKDGRTVLMNPRMVAAAAITGEVTDVRDLKEVSLA
- the ilvC gene encoding ketol-acid reductoisomerase; this encodes MTDDTEFTQPVYHEEDTNAEYIADKTVAVLGYGSQGHAHAQNLHESGVDVVVGLREGSASRSAAEDDGLRVATPVEAAAEADVVSILVPDTVQPAVYDQIEDELEAGDTLQFAHGFNIHYGQIEPKGGIDVTMVAPKSPGHLVRRNYEAGEGTPGLVAVYQDETGDAKGEALAYASAIGCARAGVIETTFREETETDLFGEQAVLCGGATALVKQGYEVLVDAGYSPEMAYFEVLNELKLIVDLMYEGGLTEMWDSVSDTAEYGGLTQGPVVVDETARENMEEVLEQVQNGEFAQEWITENQANRPKYKQLRAREENHDIEEVGERLRELFAWAEEESEDEEEVAEVSADD